A single window of Rubripirellula lacrimiformis DNA harbors:
- the ptsP gene encoding phosphoenolpyruvate--protein phosphotransferase: MVQPQSFYDNDDAKHERIGLATLEDISKLILQSRGLEQTLLNIVRLVADRMETEACSIYLCEEDRLVLRATIGLSPESVGRISLGLSEGLIGYTAETRSVVNVGEPQSHPRFHYVVNSNEELYHSFLGIPLSDRQRLIGVMAIQTVEPREFSAIEISTLTTIGFQLSSIVHSAHLMDRLQRDSATPSSSALASKTTDPTSAMLKGELGFGGVAMGPAYLIDEHLGVAEIGDYCPVSPDVELERFAEAVEKAKIETLCLEKRIAQKLGEDDAAIFHSHLMILQDRVLIDKIRLLIQDGRSATVAIKHVISEYVETFRQMEDPYLRDRATDMEDIGRRLVAGMCGQAREVIQLPYAAIVVAKQLLPSDIALLDHARILGLVLEASDSNGHAVIVAKSLGIPTLIGVAGATRRIEAGVELILDSASGSLHIQPADEIRREYQRLELDGRRQQAELQQYKDRAAVTLDGTKVKLLANIGLLSDVAIAQQYGAEGVGLYRTELPYMARSSFPDRQTQYQIYSSVVEGFPNQTVTIRTLDIGGDKMLPYFDAPKELNPFLGWRSVRVSLDQREMFLAQIEAVLMAATHGDVRLMFPMVTNMEEIIACKEVVAEAKQNLAAQGWEIPNVPLGVMVEVPAAIMMADHFADEVDFFALGTNDLIQYLLAADRGNPAVHHYYDSLHPAVLSAIAHMVSVTGRRGKGLCICGEMASDPECFAILVGMGLREFSVSSPSIFELKAMLGKLKIDQLCELAADVLKLSSGKQIRAQVAKFLQSSG, translated from the coding sequence ATGGTCCAACCGCAATCGTTTTACGACAACGACGATGCCAAGCACGAACGGATCGGGTTGGCGACGTTGGAAGACATCAGCAAGCTGATTCTGCAGTCGCGTGGGCTCGAACAGACGTTGCTGAACATTGTGCGTTTGGTCGCCGACCGGATGGAAACGGAAGCTTGTTCGATCTACCTATGCGAAGAAGATCGTTTGGTGCTTCGCGCGACGATCGGGCTGTCACCCGAATCGGTTGGCCGGATCAGTTTGGGGCTTAGCGAAGGATTGATCGGCTACACCGCCGAGACGCGATCGGTCGTCAACGTTGGCGAACCCCAATCGCACCCACGTTTCCATTACGTCGTCAATTCGAACGAAGAACTGTATCACTCGTTCTTAGGGATCCCGCTAAGCGATCGCCAACGATTGATCGGTGTGATGGCGATCCAGACGGTCGAACCGCGCGAATTCAGTGCGATCGAAATTAGCACGCTAACCACGATCGGATTCCAGCTTTCGTCGATCGTCCACAGCGCCCACCTGATGGATCGATTGCAACGCGATTCGGCCACCCCGTCGTCGTCTGCGTTGGCATCGAAAACGACGGATCCGACCAGTGCGATGCTGAAGGGCGAGCTCGGGTTTGGCGGCGTTGCCATGGGGCCGGCCTACCTGATCGATGAACATTTAGGCGTTGCCGAAATCGGCGACTATTGTCCGGTCAGTCCTGATGTGGAACTGGAACGATTCGCCGAGGCTGTTGAAAAGGCCAAGATCGAAACGCTTTGTTTGGAAAAACGCATCGCCCAGAAATTGGGCGAAGACGACGCGGCAATCTTCCACAGCCACCTGATGATCCTGCAGGACAGGGTGTTGATCGACAAGATTCGGTTGCTGATTCAAGACGGTCGCAGCGCCACGGTCGCCATCAAGCACGTCATCAGTGAATACGTCGAAACGTTCCGCCAGATGGAAGATCCGTATCTGCGCGATCGCGCCACGGATATGGAAGACATCGGTCGCCGCTTGGTCGCCGGGATGTGCGGACAGGCGCGCGAAGTGATCCAGTTGCCGTACGCCGCGATCGTGGTCGCCAAACAGTTGTTGCCATCGGACATCGCCTTGCTGGACCACGCCCGAATCTTGGGTTTGGTCCTGGAAGCCTCGGATTCCAATGGGCATGCGGTCATCGTTGCAAAGTCGTTGGGCATCCCCACACTGATTGGCGTGGCCGGTGCGACACGGCGAATCGAAGCCGGTGTGGAACTGATCTTAGATTCCGCCAGCGGCAGCTTGCACATCCAACCAGCCGATGAAATCCGACGCGAGTATCAGCGTCTGGAATTGGATGGTCGACGCCAGCAAGCCGAACTGCAGCAGTACAAGGATCGTGCGGCGGTCACGCTTGACGGCACGAAAGTCAAACTGTTGGCCAACATCGGTTTGCTTAGCGACGTCGCCATTGCCCAACAATACGGCGCCGAAGGGGTGGGCCTGTATCGCACCGAACTGCCCTACATGGCCAGATCCAGCTTTCCCGATCGACAGACCCAATATCAGATTTACAGCAGCGTCGTCGAAGGTTTTCCCAATCAAACCGTGACGATTCGAACGCTGGATATCGGTGGCGACAAAATGTTGCCCTACTTTGACGCTCCCAAAGAACTCAATCCGTTCCTGGGTTGGCGAAGCGTGCGGGTGTCGTTGGATCAACGCGAAATGTTTCTAGCCCAAATCGAAGCCGTGTTGATGGCGGCTACCCACGGTGACGTTCGGTTGATGTTCCCGATGGTCACCAACATGGAAGAAATCATCGCCTGCAAAGAAGTGGTCGCCGAAGCGAAACAGAATCTAGCGGCTCAAGGCTGGGAGATTCCGAACGTGCCCTTGGGTGTGATGGTCGAGGTTCCCGCAGCCATCATGATGGCCGACCATTTCGCCGATGAAGTCGACTTTTTCGCTTTGGGTACCAACGATTTGATTCAGTATCTGTTGGCTGCTGATCGCGGGAATCCGGCAGTGCACCATTACTACGATTCGCTTCACCCGGCGGTGTTGTCGGCGATCGCCCACATGGTCAGCGTCACCGGGCGACGCGGCAAAGGATTGTGCATCTGCGGCGAAATGGCCAGCGATCCAGAATGCTTTGCCATCTTGGTGGGGATGGGACTGCGCGAGTTTTCAGTGTCCTCGCCGTCCATTTTTGAACTCAAGGCGATGCTTGGCAAACTGAAAATCGACCAATTGTGTGAACTTGCCGCCGACGTTTTGAAGCTGTCCAGTGGCAAGCAAATTCGTGCACAGGTCGCCAAGTTCCTTCAGTCATCAGGGTAG